The following DNA comes from Balneolaceae bacterium.
GCATACCCGCAACCTCAGCACGTAGCATATTAATAGGTTGATATGGTAGCTTAGGATCTCCATAGTCTTCAAACACGCTTTGAAGCTTATCCTGACTTAAATTATGTAATGCCTCAAATAATGCCTTATCATCATTTTCATATATTTCATACTCTTTGGCCAAATTGATGAGATATTCGAATTGTTTTTCCATTCTTAAAGGCTTTTTAACGCATTAATTATTCTTAATAATTAGAAATTGCAATTTGAAAAATACCGAGAGTAAGGACCCATATAGCGACACAAGCCAAAGTCCCGGTTTTTTCCATCAGGTATACAAAAATTGCTGTGGTACCCTCTAAAATTTTCAAAAGCACCCCGCTCAACCGGCTCCTTCAGAAAAGCTTTGTTGATTGTGTTGCGTACTGTTTTTGCCTCGAACTTCATTCGCAGTTTTTTAAAACGTTTGTTGGTTCTCTTCTAAATGATATTGGGGTAAAATAATAAGAAATGAAAGCGAATGCAAAGCTGAAAGTTTAAAATCACCACTAAAGTTGCAGGAGATACAAAAGTTTAGGGCAGAAATGAAATATTTTCACAGAATGTACACTAATTTGGGAAATTAGGAATACCAAGCCCTTGCTAAAAAGAGATAGGCGCTTAGAGGCGGGATTTGGTCAAAACGGGGTATATGGCTTATGAAGGATGGTTTTTAGTCTATTAACATTTTGTATTCGAAAAAGATCCTTCGATAATTGTAATTTTCTAATCTTTTATGTTTTGTTAGTTGATGCTACGATTTTAAAGAAAGATACGGGACGCAATAGATTGGTAATGAAACAAGGAACAAGTTATTTATTCTACTTTCTTACAGCTGGAATTATTCTAATTCTTATTTTAGTTGTATCAAGCTGTGAGAGACCTAACCAAAGAAGCAGTGAGGTTAGTGGAGAAGTATCTAATAGTGAATCAGGTACTTCAAATACAACAGATGACATCAATGCAAATAAAGTTTCTTTTTTTGTGGACAACTCAGGGGGGATGGTTGGGTATGTAAACCGGGATGAATCTCAAGAAGGTGTCAATAATTTTATACTGGCTGTATCTAATCTTGCCCAAAATCCCAATTTTAGGAGAGATGATGTAGAACTTGATTACAACTTAATCAATGGACCAAGAGATATTGTAACCACACCATTAGGGAACAGTGCTCAAGAGTTCATAAACTGTTTAAATCCAACCTGTTTTAACCAGGGAGACGTTAGTGGCAACGATCTAAACGCAATGTTTCGCAATGTTTCAAATTGCATTAGACCATGCAAGTCTAAACAACATCTCTGTTTTTGTTTCTGATGGTATTTATGACATTCAAGACAAATCACAACCAATCACATCAATTATATCAGAAGGGTTTGAGACAAGAAATAAGTTCATCGATCGATTAGAATCCGAAAATATCCAGACTCTACTTGTAAAGTTGGAATCCACTTTTTCGGGTGCTTATTATTATGGAGTTACAACGGATGGCATTGTAATTAACCAGAATCGACCTTTTTATGTTTTTATTCTTGGTAACTCAGGGATACTTAATAATTATTTTGATGACCAATATTTAGAGAACCTATCTGGCTATGTAAATCATACTAGATTCTTTTTGCCTACTGATTATCAAGTTGATTATGAGCCATCTACAGCATACAATAGAAAAGGAAACTTCAGGCAGGATAGAGAGGACTCAAACCGTTTAATTGAAGTAGAACAAAACCAAGCCGGTGAATTCGAATTTTCTGTTGGAGTTGACTATTCAGACCTTCCATTATCCGATGATTATCTCACTGATAATGATCACTATGAAGTAACTGGCTATTTTGAGGTTATCAAAGTTGAAAAGTATACTCCAGAAATGGTTACAAATATTACAAGTTTTACACCTACCCATTTGATAACTCTAAAAGCTACCGGCTTACCTCAAGGAATAATCGATATAAAGCTGTTAAATGAACTTCCGGCATGGGTGCAGGAGACTCATACCGATGATGATCGTAATATTGAAGGTGATTCTACTAAAACGTTTGGGTTTAAGTATCTGATTCAAGGGATAGTTGATGCTTATTCAGAAGTCTCTAATCAAAAATATTTAACAACTAAAACAGTGACTTTGAGCAGAAATTAATATGAAAGATTTCTTTGCTAGTATTTACGAACAGATACTCTATGATGGTAAGTATCAGCTTATATATGATGCTATGTATAATGACCAAGGATATGTTGCAATAGGTTTAATGTTTATACTAATACCATTAGCTATTATGGCTATTTTTTATTTTGAAAGATGGTTCCCCTATCTAAGAGGTTGGCATTGGGTAATAGCCGTTGTGGTTGGATTAATAATTGTATTTGCCAGTACAGTGGGGGTTTTCAACCTAACTATATTAGGGACAGGAGATCAGCAACTTGCGGCTGCAATTGCTAATCCTGATTCTGGTTACTACGAACACGCTTCTGTTCTAAGATATTACTATGGTTTATACAATGTATTGCTTGCTTTCATTGTATCGCTATTGTATAGTATTTTATTTAAACGCTTTAGTAAACTTCATTCACATCTACCTATTTAAACAAGAGAAATATGGCAAACAGATTATTTGTATTTGGTATAGGCGGAACGGGCGCAAGGGTAATTAAATCACTGGCAATGTTGATGGCGAGTGGTTGTAGGTTGGGTAGTGGTATTAAAGCTGTGGTTCCAATATTGATTGATCCTGATACTGCTAATGGGGATTTAAATCGTACAAAAGATATATTAAGGCTTTATCAAAGCATTAGGGCAAAGATTGATAAGCCAGATGATTTTTTTGGGCAAGAGTTAAAAACAATCAATGAACTGTCTCTTGACGCAACAGATATAAATCCTGAATATTTTCAATTTAAACTCAAGGGAGCTCATGACAGTAACTTTAAAGATTATATAGGATATAATTCTTTATCTGAAAAAGATAAAAAGTTCTTGGATCTGTTTTACTCTAATCGGAATCTTAATTCAGATCTTGATGTAGGATTTAAAGGCAATCCACATATGGGATCAGTGGTATTAAACCAGTTTACCGAGTCAGATGACTTTACGAGATTTGCACAGGTGTTTGCTCCTGGTGATTCAATATTCATCATTAATTCAATATTTGGAGGTACGGGTGCAGCAGGGTTTCCTCTGCTCTTGAATACATTAAGACATGAAGGTTTAAATTTGCCGAATGCAGTACAATTTAGGAATGCACCAATTGGCGGGCTTACTTATTTGCCATACTTCAGAGTGGAAAGCGACGAGGATAGTGAAATTGATTCGGAAACATTTGAAGAAAAAGCTCAGTCAGCCCTTAGCTATTATAATCGGACAATCATTAAAGAGAAGAAAATCAACGCGCTATACTTTCTTGGATTGGATGGTGCCACAAATGTTTATGAAAACCATGAAGGAAAAGAGAACAAAAGAATAAAGCACATTTTCTGGAATTAGCCGGAGCGTTATCAATCTTTGATTTTTCGACAGAATTGGATAAACATAAAGTAGTAAATGGTCAGATAGTAAATGATACACAAATACCTCAAATCCGCAAGGATTTCATTTGCATAAGATAGTACAATAACAGTACTCATTTTCTAAAATTTGATTGACAATACTATCGTATTTGTAGATTTCCCGTGATTCTTTGCTGTTTTTTTACCACTGTTGACCGCTATATGATCACCATTTTGCTGTATTTTTTCACCTGTTGATACACCTTTTCCACGGAGTTGGATCAACGGATTGCAGCAGTGGAGGTGACGGGGCGGTTTGCTACTCCAAAAGCAGCTCGTAGCCCTTACCGGTGTAGAGTTTAAGGATATTCTGCCTGCCTGAGCGAATCCACTTGGCGGGAACGCTAATGAATCGAAAGATAAACTTTTTAAGCCGGTAGGTGGCCTTCAGCCAGGGATGCGCTTCGAGTAGAGGCTGAGGATGTAACGATAGAAGTTGGCGATGATGGCCGTGAGAATCATAAAGGCCGTGTTCTGCGAGAGGAACGAGCAGGGCAGCCGTGACCAGCTAAAATCGTTGCCCATGATATCAAAGACCCGCTCACTGGCTCCGCGTTTGTTGTAGAAGGCAACAATTTCCTCCGGGGAGCTCTCACGATCGTTGGTTAGAATGGCCCGGTAGGTGTAGGCAGACTCGCTGAACAGATCGCCCTGCTGGTCGTCTCGTTTGATGCGGCTGACGATCAGCCGATAGGAGGTTTGCCCGTCAAAGGGCCGCCAGTCGGCCAGCTCGGCCACATCCATCGGCTGCCAGTTCAGCTTCACCGATGTCCAGTCGTCCTGGTCGATCGCCGAAATTTGCCGGAGCAT
Coding sequences within:
- a CDS encoding transposase encodes the protein MPALTACRYTIEGRNGNSQASFAQHETLDRLFERLNAHDVSIDRFRADSASYQQKVVELAGAHTDRFYIRAKRSAEMLRQISAIDQDDWTSVKLNWQPMDVAELADWRPFDGQTSYRLIVSRIKRDDQQGDLFSESAYTYRAILTNDRESSPEEIVAFYNKRGASERVFDIMGNDFSWSRLPCSFLSQNTAFMILTAIIANFYRYILSLYSKRIPG